In one window of Dyella thiooxydans DNA:
- a CDS encoding bifunctional diguanylate cyclase/phosphodiesterase: MTSPGRITAILIAYVVLSLAMIWWSRHAAHIAQIWIANALLVAMAVRGSLRPMWLVALLALLGSVAANILTSMPWPAANGVGIANLAEVAACLGLARALGLRSDRKFDEQPFFLGLVALILLGPAVGAAAGATALNITYGDHWPHSFFKWWVGDAMGMLIMLPPLLAYRTTRLQSLVCGGQARAFWGTLLFSLGTTTLAMRYAREPFIILSIPLLFAAFRLGVFGTTVTCTANVLVVFGLAMASDLDLVSAPLGLASLQSTGMAVYSAMAVTAPWLISMVMAQRKRIGRELEQLSDELRLVTDNVPALIGQVDTQLRYRFVNRRYETFYGKAAADLLDRTPRELFGDAFAHEVEPRMQQALHGMPQHYVAGTPQGRRLDMSLEPQRDRDGSVIGLFVMAQDITDRVELESRLREITDNVPALIAYLDKQLVYRFANERYVELWGVPPAELVGRASADVAGERYSPMLVPLQQACLRGERVERELHLDDGRVFDLTYVPHVVDGTVQGIYKLAIDITARKRTEALLFEAMDKSQLMLDSIGDAVIACDVTLRITMMNPVAAAMTGWPEEEALGQPFTEVVRLIDQETGLASLNPLEVAIRENRTVGLQLNSKLVRDDGQDIAVEDAASPIHNRDGEVIGGIMVLHDVSEARSMALKMSHLAQHDHLTDLPNRVLLHDRLSLALNGLRASDHGALLFVDLDHFKHINDSLGHPAGDHVLREVARRLRQVVRADDTVSRQGGDEFVILLNRLADLRDAARVAKKIIASIEQDIPFEGRMLHVSASVGIATFPEDARDAETLMKQADTALYHAKQSGRGRFSYFTRSMSERAEQRLALEHALRRALQDDELFLVYQPKFLLPGQRVFGAEALVRWRQPDGTVVPPDQFIRLAEESGLIHQIDEWVMLSACRQMRAWQEAGIAIVPVSVNVSLARLDVDRLLQGTRRALDATGIAAHMLEIEFTESQMFAQQDLARALLAQLKELGVSLAVDDFGTGYSSLSYLAAYEFDTLKIDRSFIHNLHESARHQAIVRAIIGLGHALGYRLIAEGVEKIEDAQTLQNYGCLGMQGYFFSRPLAAEDFAAVLMNAPAPLDARSG; the protein is encoded by the coding sequence ATGACATCGCCCGGACGCATCACGGCGATCCTCATCGCCTATGTCGTCCTGTCGCTTGCGATGATCTGGTGGTCGCGCCATGCGGCCCACATCGCCCAGATCTGGATCGCCAACGCGCTCCTGGTCGCCATGGCGGTGCGCGGCAGCCTGCGCCCGATGTGGCTGGTGGCACTGCTGGCGTTACTCGGCTCGGTCGCAGCGAACATACTGACGAGCATGCCGTGGCCTGCGGCCAATGGCGTCGGCATCGCCAACCTGGCCGAGGTCGCCGCCTGCCTGGGCCTCGCCCGTGCGCTGGGCCTGCGGTCCGACCGGAAGTTCGACGAGCAACCGTTCTTCCTGGGGCTGGTCGCCCTGATCCTGCTCGGGCCGGCGGTCGGCGCGGCAGCAGGAGCCACCGCGCTGAACATCACCTACGGCGACCACTGGCCCCACTCGTTCTTCAAATGGTGGGTCGGCGATGCGATGGGCATGCTGATCATGCTGCCTCCGTTGCTGGCCTACCGCACTACCCGGCTGCAATCGCTGGTGTGCGGCGGACAAGCTCGCGCGTTCTGGGGAACCCTGCTTTTCTCGCTCGGCACGACGACCCTGGCCATGCGGTATGCGCGCGAGCCCTTCATCATCCTGTCGATACCACTGCTGTTCGCCGCCTTCAGGCTGGGCGTGTTCGGCACGACCGTGACCTGCACTGCGAATGTCCTGGTGGTCTTCGGCCTGGCCATGGCCAGCGATCTCGACCTGGTCTCCGCGCCGCTTGGACTCGCATCGCTGCAGTCGACCGGTATGGCCGTGTATTCCGCCATGGCCGTCACCGCTCCCTGGCTGATCAGCATGGTGATGGCCCAACGCAAGCGCATCGGCCGCGAACTCGAACAGCTTTCCGACGAGCTGAGGCTCGTCACCGACAACGTACCCGCGCTGATCGGCCAGGTGGACACGCAACTGCGTTACCGCTTCGTCAATCGCCGGTACGAGACTTTCTACGGCAAAGCCGCCGCCGACCTGCTGGACCGGACACCCCGCGAACTGTTCGGCGACGCGTTCGCACACGAGGTGGAGCCGCGGATGCAGCAGGCGCTTCACGGGATGCCGCAGCACTATGTGGCAGGCACGCCCCAGGGGCGGCGGCTGGACATGTCGCTCGAACCCCAGCGGGACCGCGATGGCAGCGTCATCGGGCTCTTCGTCATGGCCCAGGACATCACCGACCGGGTCGAGCTGGAATCACGGCTGCGCGAGATCACGGACAACGTCCCGGCACTGATCGCCTATCTCGACAAGCAGCTCGTCTATCGATTCGCCAACGAGCGCTATGTCGAACTGTGGGGTGTTCCTCCTGCGGAGCTGGTCGGTCGCGCCTCGGCGGACGTCGCCGGCGAGCGCTATTCGCCGATGCTTGTGCCCCTGCAACAGGCCTGTCTGCGGGGTGAACGGGTCGAACGGGAACTGCATCTCGACGACGGCCGCGTGTTCGACCTGACCTACGTACCGCATGTCGTCGACGGCACGGTGCAGGGCATCTACAAGCTGGCCATCGACATCACCGCGCGCAAGCGGACCGAGGCCCTGCTATTCGAGGCCATGGACAAATCCCAGTTGATGCTCGACTCCATCGGCGACGCGGTTATCGCCTGCGACGTCACGCTGCGCATCACCATGATGAACCCGGTCGCCGCGGCCATGACCGGCTGGCCCGAAGAGGAAGCGCTCGGCCAGCCGTTCACCGAGGTGGTACGGCTGATCGACCAGGAGACCGGGCTGGCTTCGCTCAATCCGCTGGAAGTCGCGATCCGCGAGAACCGCACGGTCGGCCTGCAGCTCAACAGCAAACTGGTCCGCGATGACGGGCAGGACATCGCGGTGGAGGACGCGGCCTCGCCGATCCACAACCGCGACGGTGAGGTGATCGGCGGCATCATGGTGCTGCACGACGTCAGCGAGGCGCGCAGCATGGCGCTGAAGATGTCGCACCTGGCGCAGCACGACCACCTTACCGACCTGCCCAACCGGGTGCTTCTGCACGACCGCCTCTCGCTGGCCCTGAACGGTTTGCGGGCCAGCGACCACGGGGCCCTGCTGTTCGTCGACCTGGACCATTTCAAGCACATCAACGATTCGCTCGGACATCCTGCAGGCGACCATGTGCTGCGCGAGGTGGCGCGGCGGCTGCGCCAGGTGGTCCGCGCCGACGACACGGTGAGCCGGCAGGGCGGCGACGAGTTCGTGATCCTGCTCAACCGGCTGGCCGACCTGCGCGACGCCGCCCGCGTCGCAAAAAAGATCATCGCCTCGATCGAGCAGGACATCCCGTTCGAGGGGCGGATGCTGCACGTCTCCGCCAGCGTGGGCATCGCGACCTTCCCGGAGGATGCGCGCGACGCCGAGACCCTGATGAAACAGGCCGACACAGCGCTCTACCACGCCAAGCAGAGCGGACGCGGCAGGTTCAGCTATTTCACCCGCAGCATGAGCGAGCGAGCGGAGCAGCGGCTGGCATTGGAGCACGCGCTGCGCCGTGCCCTGCAGGACGACGAGCTGTTCCTGGTCTACCAGCCCAAGTTCCTGCTTCCCGGCCAGCGCGTGTTCGGGGCCGAGGCACTGGTCCGCTGGCGCCAGCCCGACGGCACCGTCGTGCCGCCGGACCAGTTCATCCGCCTGGCCGAGGAAAGCGGCTTGATCCACCAGATCGACGAGTGGGTCATGCTCAGCGCCTGCCGCCAGATGCGTGCCTGGCAGGAAGCCGGCATCGCGATAGTGCCGGTCTCGGTCAACGTGTCCCTGGCGCGGCTCGACGTCGATCGCCTGCTGCAGGGCACGCGACGGGCGCTCGACGCCACCGGCATCGCGGCGCACATGTTGGAGATCGAGTTCACCGAGAGCCAGATGTTTGCCCAGCAGGACCTCGCCAGGGCACTGCTGGCACAGCTCAAGGAACTCGGGGTCAGCCTGGCCGTCGACGACTTCGGCACCGGCTATTCGAGCCTGAGCTACCTCGCCGCGTACGAGTTCGACACGCTCAAGATCGATCGCAGCTTCATCCACAACCTCCACGAAAGCGCCAGGCACCAGGCGATCGTGCGGGCGATCATCGGCCTGGGCCATGCCCTCGGCTACCGGCTGATCGCCGAGGGCGTGGAGAAGATCGAGGATGCGCAGACCTTGCAGAACTACGGTTGCCTCGGCATGCAGGGCTACTTCTTCAGCCGTCCGCTGGCCGCCGAAGACTTCGCCGCCGTGTTGATGAATGCGCCCGCGCCGCTGGATGCGCGCTCCGGCTGA
- a CDS encoding excinuclease ABC subunit UvrA gives MTAEQGGPGDADNGCVRVRGAREHNLKNLSVDIPRDALVVFTGVSGSGKSSLAFGTIYAEAQRRYFESVAPYARRLIEQAGAPAVDRIDGLPPAVALQQSRGGSSTRSTVGSLSTLSNALRMLYSRAGDYPPGQALLESDAFSPNTPAGACPDCHGLGKVFDATEASMVPDPSLTIRERAVACWPQGWQGKNYRDILTTLGYDVDRPWRELPREQRDWILFTDEQPVVPVYRDVAPEVAQAAYARGEPGNYKGTYVSARAYVMHSFAQSESAAIKQRVARYMVARPCPACDGRRLRPEALSVTFGGHDIAHASGLPLRELARQLRATLDDMASRHDGHPEMQLVAARIVADVGARIDTLVELGLGYLSLERSTPTLSPGELQRLRLATQLQAQLFGVVYVLDEPSAGLHPADTEALLRALARLKAGGNSVFVVEHELDVIRAADWVIDIGPGAGTRGGEVLHAGPLAGLAECAASATRRYVFDQEQAPPHTPREPIGWLRLEAITRNNVDGPDVAFPLGVMTAVTGVSGAGKSSLVSQALVELVGRALGTAPTVEEEGDELPGDTPAPAGGRIVEGMGTLTRLVTVDQRPIGRTPRSNLATYTGLFDHVRKLFAATPEARRRRFDAGRFSFNVAKGRCATCEGEGFVSVGLLFLPSVYAPCPACHGSRYNDDTLAVRWNGRHIAEVLALTVDDAVAFFGDAVPALARSLATLRDVGLGYLRLGQPATELSGGEAQRIKLATELQRQARGHTLYVLDEPTTGLHPADVDRLMTQLRGLVETGHSVIVVEHDRRVITACDWMIDLGPGAGDEGGRIVAQGTPAAVVAAGIGVTARHLAG, from the coding sequence ATGACGGCGGAGCAGGGCGGGCCAGGCGACGCCGACAACGGCTGCGTGCGTGTGCGCGGCGCGCGCGAGCACAACCTGAAGAACCTCAGCGTGGACATCCCGCGCGATGCGTTGGTGGTGTTCACCGGCGTGTCCGGCTCGGGCAAGTCATCGCTGGCCTTCGGCACCATCTATGCGGAGGCGCAGCGGCGCTACTTCGAGTCGGTGGCGCCGTATGCGCGGCGGCTGATCGAGCAGGCCGGTGCGCCGGCGGTCGATCGCATCGACGGCCTGCCGCCGGCGGTCGCCCTGCAGCAGAGCCGCGGCGGCAGCAGCACGCGCTCCACCGTCGGCAGCCTGAGCACGCTGTCCAATGCGCTGCGCATGCTGTACTCGCGCGCCGGCGATTACCCGCCGGGACAGGCACTGCTGGAGTCGGATGCGTTCTCGCCGAACACGCCGGCCGGTGCCTGCCCGGACTGCCACGGCCTGGGCAAGGTGTTCGATGCCACCGAGGCCTCGATGGTGCCGGACCCCTCGCTGACCATCCGCGAGCGCGCCGTCGCCTGCTGGCCGCAGGGCTGGCAGGGCAAGAACTACCGCGACATCCTCACCACGTTGGGCTACGACGTGGACCGGCCCTGGCGCGAGCTGCCGCGCGAGCAGCGCGACTGGATCCTGTTCACCGACGAGCAGCCGGTGGTGCCGGTCTACCGCGACGTGGCGCCGGAAGTGGCGCAGGCCGCCTACGCGCGCGGCGAGCCGGGCAACTACAAGGGCACCTACGTCAGCGCGCGCGCCTACGTGATGCACAGCTTTGCGCAGAGCGAGAGCGCGGCGATCAAGCAGCGCGTGGCGCGCTACATGGTGGCGCGCCCGTGTCCGGCCTGCGACGGCCGGCGCTTGCGGCCCGAGGCGCTGTCGGTCACCTTCGGTGGGCATGACATCGCTCACGCCTCGGGCCTGCCGCTGCGCGAGCTGGCGCGACAGCTGCGGGCCACGCTGGACGACATGGCCTCGCGCCACGACGGGCATCCCGAGATGCAGCTGGTTGCCGCACGCATCGTCGCTGACGTCGGTGCGCGCATCGACACCCTGGTCGAGCTCGGCCTCGGCTATCTGTCACTGGAGCGCAGCACGCCCACGCTGTCGCCGGGCGAGCTGCAGCGGCTGCGGCTGGCCACCCAGCTGCAGGCGCAGCTGTTCGGCGTGGTCTACGTGCTGGACGAGCCGTCCGCCGGCCTGCACCCGGCCGATACCGAAGCCCTGCTGCGCGCGCTGGCGCGGCTGAAGGCCGGCGGCAATTCGGTGTTCGTGGTGGAGCACGAGCTGGACGTGATCCGCGCGGCGGACTGGGTGATCGACATCGGTCCCGGCGCAGGCACCCGGGGTGGCGAGGTACTGCACGCCGGTCCGCTGGCGGGGCTGGCCGAGTGCGCGGCCTCGGCGACACGCCGTTACGTGTTCGATCAGGAACAAGCGCCACCGCACACACCACGCGAGCCCATCGGATGGCTGCGCCTGGAAGCGATCACACGCAACAACGTCGATGGACCCGACGTGGCATTTCCTCTCGGCGTGATGACCGCGGTGACCGGCGTCTCGGGCGCGGGCAAGTCCAGCCTGGTGAGCCAGGCGCTGGTCGAACTGGTCGGTCGTGCGCTGGGCACGGCGCCGACAGTGGAAGAAGAGGGCGACGAGCTGCCCGGCGATACCCCCGCGCCGGCCGGCGGACGCATCGTCGAGGGCATGGGGACGCTGACTCGCCTGGTCACCGTCGACCAGCGCCCGATCGGCCGCACGCCGCGTTCCAACCTGGCCACCTACACCGGCCTGTTCGACCACGTGCGCAAGCTGTTCGCCGCCACGCCGGAAGCGCGACGGCGCAGGTTCGATGCCGGCCGCTTCTCCTTCAACGTGGCCAAGGGGCGCTGTGCCACCTGCGAGGGCGAGGGCTTCGTCTCGGTCGGGCTGCTGTTCCTGCCTTCGGTGTATGCGCCGTGCCCGGCCTGCCATGGCAGCCGCTACAACGACGACACGCTGGCGGTGCGCTGGAACGGCCGCCACATCGCCGAGGTGCTGGCGCTGACGGTGGACGACGCGGTAGCGTTCTTCGGCGACGCCGTGCCGGCGCTGGCGCGTTCGCTCGCCACGTTGCGCGACGTGGGCCTGGGCTACCTGCGGCTTGGCCAGCCGGCGACGGAACTCTCCGGCGGCGAGGCACAGCGCATCAAGCTGGCCACCGAGCTGCAGCGCCAGGCGCGTGGCCACACGCTGTACGTGCTGGACGAACCCACCACCGGCCTGCACCCGGCCGACGTCGACCGCCTGATGACGCAGCTGCGCGGGCTGGTCGAGACCGGCCACAGCGTGATCGTGGTCGAGCACGATCGCCGTGTGATCACCGCCTGCGACTGGATGATCGACCTGGGGCCTGGTGCAGGCGACGAGGGTGGTCGCATCGTGGCGCAGGGCACGCCGGCCGCAGTGGTGGCCGCGGGCATCGGCGTCACTGCGCGGCATCTCGCCGGCTGA
- a CDS encoding amidohydrolase family protein: protein MSSSIRLRAACFRAPAIVACLLGCAVPAAATASTLSRATQAFVSVPAGDIAIEHVRVIDGTGAAPREDQTVLLHDDRIVALGSHVETPKGAKVIDGHGMSLIPGLVGMHDHMFYPAPKVNPAAKDALYPEQGSSFPKFYLAGGVTTIRTTGSTEPYTDLELKKAIDAGLIPGPKMHTTGPYLEGKGSFTPQMHELTGADDARATVEYWMDEGATSFKAYMHITRAELSAAIAAAHARHIIVTGHLCSIGFTEAADLGIDDLEHGLVVDTEFTPGKQPDVCPDTRKASANLAKMRVGNARIQALIRHLVDRHVAVTSTLPVFETFVPGRAPVDTRVLDAMLPQTRVEYLKTRERIAAQKDSPWPALFTLEMQFERAFVKAGGTLLAGLDPTGFGGVIAGYGDQREVELLVEAGFTPVEAIRIATLNGARYLGEGDRIGSIEPGKVADLVLVNGNPAADIKAIENVVTVFKDGVGYDPARLVKAANGTVGVR, encoded by the coding sequence ATGTCCAGCTCCATCCGTCTCCGCGCCGCGTGCTTTCGCGCGCCGGCCATCGTCGCGTGCCTCCTGGGCTGTGCCGTACCGGCCGCCGCGACGGCATCGACGCTGTCGCGCGCCACGCAGGCTTTCGTCAGCGTGCCGGCGGGTGACATCGCCATCGAACACGTTCGCGTGATCGATGGCACCGGCGCCGCGCCGCGCGAGGACCAGACCGTGCTGCTGCACGACGACCGCATCGTCGCCCTGGGGTCCCATGTCGAAACACCGAAGGGCGCCAAAGTGATCGACGGCCACGGCATGAGCCTGATCCCCGGCCTGGTCGGCATGCACGACCACATGTTCTACCCGGCGCCGAAGGTGAACCCGGCGGCGAAGGACGCGCTGTATCCGGAGCAGGGTTCGAGCTTTCCCAAGTTCTACCTGGCCGGCGGCGTCACCACCATCCGCACCACCGGCAGCACCGAGCCTTACACCGACCTGGAACTGAAGAAGGCGATCGATGCGGGCCTGATACCGGGTCCGAAGATGCACACCACCGGGCCGTACCTGGAAGGCAAGGGCAGCTTCACCCCGCAGATGCACGAGCTCACCGGCGCCGATGATGCCCGCGCCACGGTGGAGTACTGGATGGACGAGGGTGCGACCTCGTTCAAGGCCTACATGCACATCACCCGCGCCGAGCTGTCGGCGGCGATCGCCGCGGCGCACGCGCGGCACATCATCGTCACCGGCCACCTGTGCTCGATCGGTTTCACCGAAGCGGCGGACCTGGGCATCGACGACCTCGAGCACGGCCTGGTGGTGGATACCGAGTTCACCCCGGGCAAGCAGCCGGACGTGTGCCCCGACACCCGCAAGGCTTCGGCCAACCTCGCGAAGATGCGGGTGGGCAACGCGCGGATCCAGGCGCTGATCCGGCACCTGGTCGACAGGCACGTGGCGGTGACCTCCACCCTGCCGGTGTTCGAGACCTTCGTGCCCGGCCGCGCGCCGGTGGACACCCGCGTGCTCGACGCGATGCTGCCGCAGACGCGGGTGGAGTACCTGAAGACCCGCGAGCGCATCGCCGCGCAGAAGGATTCGCCGTGGCCGGCGCTGTTCACGCTGGAGATGCAGTTCGAGCGGGCCTTCGTGAAGGCCGGCGGCACCCTGCTGGCCGGGCTGGATCCGACCGGCTTCGGCGGCGTGATCGCCGGCTACGGCGACCAGCGCGAAGTGGAGCTGCTGGTCGAGGCCGGTTTCACGCCGGTCGAGGCGATCCGCATCGCCACGCTCAACGGCGCGCGCTACCTCGGCGAAGGCGACCGCATCGGTTCCATCGAGCCGGGCAAGGTCGCCGACCTGGTGCTGGTCAACGGCAACCCGGCGGCCGACATCAAGGCGATCGAGAACGTGGTGACGGTGTTCAAGGACGGCGTGGGCTATGACCCGGCCAGGCTGGTGAAGGCCGCCAACGGCACCGTCGGCGTGCGCTGA
- a CDS encoding glutathione binding-like protein, whose product MSRLADFPITRRWPAQHPDRLQLYSLATPNGVKVSIMLEETGLPYEAHRIDIMKNESQLPEYLALNPNGKIPAILDPDGPGGEPLALFESGAILMYLAEKTGRFLPADPLRRWETIQWVFFQMAAIGPMFGQVGFFHKFAGREYEDKRPLERYVAESQRLLGVLDSRLDDRTWLIGDEYTIADIATAGWVRNLIGFYEARELVQFHRYPHVAAWLDRVLARPAVQRGLAIPA is encoded by the coding sequence ATGTCGCGCCTTGCTGATTTCCCGATCACTCGACGTTGGCCCGCGCAGCACCCGGATCGGCTGCAGCTGTATTCGCTGGCCACGCCGAACGGGGTAAAGGTGTCGATCATGCTGGAAGAGACCGGTCTGCCCTACGAGGCGCACCGGATCGACATCATGAAGAACGAGAGCCAGCTGCCGGAGTACCTCGCGCTCAACCCGAACGGCAAGATCCCGGCGATCCTCGATCCGGATGGTCCCGGCGGCGAACCGCTGGCGCTGTTCGAATCCGGCGCGATCCTCATGTACCTGGCCGAGAAGACCGGGCGTTTCCTGCCGGCCGATCCGTTGCGTCGCTGGGAGACCATCCAGTGGGTGTTCTTCCAGATGGCGGCGATCGGACCGATGTTCGGCCAGGTGGGCTTCTTCCACAAATTCGCCGGACGCGAATACGAAGACAAGCGGCCGCTGGAGCGCTATGTGGCCGAGTCGCAGCGCCTGCTCGGTGTGCTCGACAGCCGGCTGGACGACCGCACCTGGCTGATCGGCGACGAGTACACCATCGCCGATATCGCCACCGCCGGCTGGGTGCGCAACCTGATCGGCTTCTACGAGGCGCGCGAGCTGGTGCAGTTCCATCGCTATCCGCACGTGGCGGCGTGGCTGGACCGGGTGCTGGCGCGGCCGGCGGTGCAGCGCGGGCTGGCGATCCCCGCCTAG
- a CDS encoding acyltransferase family protein, with the protein MQRLPGLDTLRALAIVLVMLFHSWVVGGMGPTFDPLVRYGWVGVDIFFVLSGFLIGSQVLAPLARGEGLALGDFYRRRAYRILPAFAVVLALYQCVPVLRELPGIAPWWQFATFTMNLLIDYRSQPAFSHAWSLCVEEHFYLLFPLLAIALVRLRSGRALLAVALLVVLGGIALRTGVWCHDTAVQPDRNWYIEDLYFPTWDRLDGLFVGVMLAALKAFRLKWWMQAQARAQAAMWLGLLVTGGALLLFRDRAGLLPNAIGWPLLSVGLGLLVFAAAGQNSTLGRWRVPGAGWLAGISYSLYLSHKIAYHLVQVALGEHLHGVAIFVVYAAAALAMGSVLHMAVERPFLRLRDRSRPRGLGAATA; encoded by the coding sequence ATGCAACGACTCCCCGGCCTGGACACGCTGCGCGCGCTGGCTATCGTCCTGGTGATGCTTTTCCACTCCTGGGTGGTCGGCGGGATGGGGCCGACATTCGATCCGCTGGTGCGCTACGGATGGGTCGGCGTGGACATCTTCTTCGTGCTCAGCGGCTTCCTGATCGGCAGCCAGGTGCTGGCGCCGCTGGCGCGCGGCGAAGGGCTCGCGCTGGGCGACTTCTACCGGCGCCGGGCCTACCGCATCCTGCCCGCATTCGCGGTGGTGCTGGCGCTTTACCAGTGCGTGCCGGTGCTGCGCGAGCTGCCCGGCATTGCGCCGTGGTGGCAGTTCGCCACCTTCACCATGAACCTGCTGATCGACTACCGCAGCCAGCCGGCGTTCTCGCACGCGTGGTCGCTGTGCGTGGAGGAGCATTTCTACCTGCTGTTCCCGTTGCTGGCGATCGCGCTGGTGCGGTTGCGTTCGGGCAGGGCCCTGCTCGCGGTCGCACTGCTGGTGGTGCTCGGCGGCATCGCCCTGCGCACCGGTGTGTGGTGTCACGACACTGCCGTGCAGCCGGATCGCAACTGGTACATCGAGGATCTCTACTTCCCGACCTGGGACCGCCTGGACGGACTGTTCGTCGGAGTGATGCTGGCTGCGCTGAAGGCGTTCCGGCTAAAGTGGTGGATGCAGGCACAGGCCCGCGCCCAAGCCGCGATGTGGCTGGGCCTGCTGGTCACCGGTGGCGCGCTGCTGCTGTTCCGCGACCGGGCCGGGCTGCTGCCCAACGCGATCGGCTGGCCGCTGCTGTCCGTGGGACTCGGCCTGCTGGTGTTCGCCGCGGCGGGGCAAAACAGCACGCTCGGCCGCTGGCGCGTGCCCGGCGCCGGCTGGCTGGCGGGCATCTCCTACAGCCTGTATCTCAGCCACAAGATCGCCTATCACCTGGTGCAGGTAGCGCTGGGCGAACACCTGCACGGTGTGGCGATCTTCGTGGTCTATGCCGCCGCCGCGCTGGCCATGGGCAGCGTGCTGCACATGGCCGTCGAGCGGCCGTTCCTGCGGCTGCGGGACCGGTCACGACCGCGCGGCCTGGGGGCGGCCACCGCCTGA